A section of the Streptomyces sp. 6-11-2 genome encodes:
- a CDS encoding ABC transporter ATP-binding protein, which translates to MLRVNDLTVRYGAVTAVDRVSLEVPEGKVIALVGVNGAGKSSTLAAISGLVKAESGSVELDGEQLSRLPPETVVRRGIALVPEGREIFASLTVEENLHLGTLGRGDRGSAREATEEVLEQFPVLRKYLKSSAGKLSGGEQQQLAIARALLSNPRVLLLDEPSLGLAPQVVDLVFDVIDGLRDRGVTVLLVEQNATRAIELADFTYVLRLGRIADQGSRDAILSRTDLISLYLGG; encoded by the coding sequence ATGCTCAGGGTGAATGACCTGACGGTCCGATACGGCGCGGTCACCGCCGTCGACCGCGTGTCGCTCGAGGTTCCCGAGGGCAAGGTCATCGCCCTCGTCGGAGTCAATGGCGCCGGCAAGTCATCGACACTGGCGGCGATTTCCGGTCTGGTGAAGGCGGAGAGCGGCAGCGTTGAACTCGACGGAGAACAGCTGTCGCGGCTGCCGCCCGAGACCGTCGTACGCAGAGGGATCGCACTGGTTCCCGAGGGCCGCGAGATCTTCGCGAGCCTCACGGTCGAGGAGAACCTCCATCTGGGCACATTGGGACGCGGCGACCGTGGCAGCGCCAGGGAAGCCACCGAGGAGGTGCTGGAGCAGTTCCCGGTGCTCCGGAAATACCTCAAGTCCTCGGCGGGGAAGCTCTCCGGAGGCGAGCAGCAGCAACTCGCCATCGCGCGGGCCCTGCTGTCCAACCCCCGCGTACTGCTCCTCGACGAGCCGTCGCTCGGTCTCGCTCCCCAAGTGGTCGACCTGGTCTTCGACGTCATCGACGGGCTTCGTGACCGAGGCGTGACCGTGCTGCTCGTGGAACAGAACGCGACGCGAGCCATCGAACTCGCCGACTTCACCTACGTGCTCAGGCTCGGCAGGATCGCCGACCAGGGCAGCCGTGACGCGATCCTGAGCCGGACCGACCTGATCTCGCTTTACCTGGGAGGCTGA
- a CDS encoding branched-chain amino acid ABC transporter permease, with the protein MGRAPTRPTRKDGEVVTQILQYVVDTLSLGSLYALYSLGIAVVFGIARLINFAHGELIMIAGFTLLLLDGWPLPLRLAAACVAALIAAVLMERLAFRPVRGAKDDTLLITSFAVSFFLQNLFIVMFGALPQGTLLLPALGSSFNVFGVSIGKLDAATIMVTFLSLAALTLFLTRSSLGIQMRASAENFRMARCLGVPANRVIATAFAISGLLAAFGAVMMVTRTGLTSPVMGVTPVFAAFVANIIGGLGRLSGAVLGSYLLAGLTVAFQALLPVGPRSYRDAFVFGALLLVLVARPNGLLRAVATEQRV; encoded by the coding sequence GTGGGCCGGGCGCCAACTCGGCCCACGCGGAAGGACGGAGAAGTTGTGACCCAGATACTCCAGTACGTTGTGGACACATTGAGCCTCGGCAGCCTCTACGCCCTGTACTCGTTGGGTATCGCCGTTGTCTTCGGCATCGCCAGGCTCATCAATTTCGCGCACGGCGAACTCATCATGATCGCCGGCTTCACCCTGCTGCTGCTCGACGGCTGGCCTCTGCCTCTCCGGCTGGCCGCGGCCTGTGTGGCTGCGTTGATCGCGGCCGTCCTGATGGAGCGGCTCGCGTTCCGGCCCGTCCGAGGTGCCAAGGACGACACGTTGCTGATCACGTCGTTCGCGGTGAGCTTCTTCTTGCAGAACCTGTTCATCGTCATGTTCGGGGCGCTGCCCCAGGGCACTCTGCTACTCCCCGCTCTCGGTTCCTCGTTCAATGTCTTCGGGGTCTCCATCGGCAAGCTCGACGCCGCCACGATCATGGTCACCTTCCTCAGCCTCGCGGCTTTGACCCTGTTCCTGACCCGGTCGTCGCTGGGGATCCAGATGCGTGCGTCGGCCGAGAACTTCCGGATGGCCCGCTGCCTGGGTGTTCCCGCCAACCGGGTCATCGCCACTGCGTTCGCGATCAGTGGTCTGCTGGCCGCGTTCGGCGCGGTCATGATGGTCACCCGCACCGGTCTGACTTCGCCGGTCATGGGTGTGACACCCGTGTTCGCGGCCTTCGTCGCGAACATCATCGGTGGTCTCGGGCGGTTGAGCGGGGCCGTGCTCGGTTCGTACCTCCTGGCCGGCCTGACGGTCGCCTTCCAGGCCCTCCTGCCGGTGGGCCCCCGTTCCTACCGTGACGCATTCGTGTTCGGCGCCCTGCTTCTCGTGCTGGTCGCACGGCCGAACGGACTGTTGCGGGCAGTCGCGACGGAGCAGCGAGTCTAA
- a CDS encoding ABC transporter ATP-binding protein — protein MNATVRTEAVSVHFAGVKALQDVDLELAQGEILGLIGPNGAGKTTLVNVLSGYQNPTTGRVWLNSTDLTRRGPARRAKEGLVRTFQNVRLFPELSVLDNILLGALGTGRRTADGLRLATSLLESAHLTNWARTEARALPYGAARRLGIARALATRPRFILLDEPAAGLNDSESADLVELLRMMPAEFGVGLLLIEHDMHVVMSVSQRIHVLDFGRTLAVGTPEEIKLNPEVQRAYFGRPVEVPHAQGE, from the coding sequence ATGAACGCCACGGTTCGCACGGAAGCGGTCAGCGTGCATTTCGCCGGAGTCAAGGCGCTCCAGGACGTCGACCTCGAGCTCGCCCAGGGCGAAATCCTGGGTCTGATCGGGCCCAACGGGGCCGGGAAGACCACATTGGTCAACGTGCTCTCCGGCTACCAGAACCCCACCACGGGGCGGGTCTGGCTCAACAGCACCGACCTCACACGCCGTGGGCCCGCACGCCGCGCCAAGGAAGGCCTGGTCCGGACCTTCCAGAACGTGCGGCTCTTTCCCGAACTGTCCGTTCTGGACAACATCCTGCTCGGGGCCCTCGGCACCGGACGGAGGACGGCCGACGGACTGCGCCTGGCCACCTCTCTCCTCGAGTCCGCTCACCTGACGAACTGGGCGCGCACGGAGGCCCGCGCCCTGCCGTACGGCGCGGCAAGGCGGCTCGGCATCGCCCGGGCCCTTGCGACACGACCACGGTTCATCCTCCTCGACGAACCGGCCGCCGGCCTCAACGACAGCGAGAGTGCGGACCTCGTCGAGCTCCTCAGGATGATGCCCGCGGAATTCGGAGTCGGGCTCCTTCTGATCGAGCACGACATGCATGTCGTCATGTCCGTCAGTCAGCGAATCCACGTGCTCGACTTCGGCAGGACCCTTGCTGTGGGCACCCCCGAAGAGATCAAGCTCAACCCCGAGGTACAGCGTGCGTACTTCGGACGCCCCGTGGAGGTGCCACATGCTCAGGGTGAATGA
- a CDS encoding branched-chain amino acid ABC transporter permease: MPNPTSIKRQPLVPLTTLVALCAIVTIAVYGSVALGNDSLNRAVALGMVSLIAVVGLHVFIGNSGVASFGHAAFLAIGAYVTAAVRVPAATKQAMLPDLPGPQTTPFLAVLLGGLAAAVVAFTVGLVLMRLNGLAAGLSTFALLSIVYVIASNTRKVTGGVSGVFGVPQTTNSLTVLPWVLFSILVAWAFAQTRLCLRLRASREDEVAARSIGIDVLWERLGAFTLSAFLTGISGSLMAMYLGSFNPDAFYLSITLIMLAMLVVGGVTSLSGAVLGAIFVSALRELLRMVERGVEVGGVAIPRFDGLQQLGTAVVLLLVLLLRPRGLTEGREILHMGTSSLWRPVRGLVRRRDDAASRHADETRSNSDAEAKA; the protein is encoded by the coding sequence ATGCCCAATCCGACCAGTATCAAGCGGCAGCCACTTGTCCCACTCACGACACTGGTGGCACTGTGCGCCATCGTGACCATCGCCGTCTACGGCTCGGTCGCCCTTGGCAACGACTCACTCAATCGAGCAGTCGCGCTCGGTATGGTGAGCCTGATCGCCGTTGTCGGTCTGCACGTCTTCATCGGGAATTCCGGCGTGGCCTCGTTCGGGCACGCCGCGTTCCTCGCCATCGGTGCGTATGTGACGGCGGCCGTCAGGGTTCCGGCGGCCACCAAACAGGCGATGCTTCCCGACCTGCCGGGCCCTCAGACGACACCGTTTCTGGCCGTCCTGCTGGGAGGACTCGCGGCGGCGGTCGTCGCGTTCACCGTGGGTCTGGTGCTGATGCGACTCAACGGCCTCGCAGCAGGTCTGTCCACCTTCGCCCTGCTCTCGATCGTGTATGTCATCGCGTCGAACACTCGCAAGGTCACCGGTGGCGTCAGCGGTGTCTTCGGCGTCCCACAGACAACCAACTCGCTCACCGTCCTGCCCTGGGTCCTGTTCTCCATCCTGGTGGCCTGGGCATTCGCCCAGACCCGGTTGTGCCTGCGGTTGAGGGCTTCCAGAGAGGACGAGGTCGCCGCCAGGTCGATCGGCATCGACGTGCTCTGGGAAAGGCTGGGCGCCTTCACCCTGAGTGCCTTCCTCACCGGGATCTCCGGCTCGCTGATGGCCATGTACCTTGGGTCGTTCAACCCGGACGCGTTCTACCTCTCGATCACGCTGATCATGCTGGCCATGCTCGTCGTCGGTGGTGTGACATCCCTGTCGGGCGCAGTCCTCGGAGCGATCTTCGTCTCCGCGCTGCGCGAGTTGCTTCGCATGGTCGAACGAGGCGTCGAAGTCGGAGGGGTGGCGATCCCGCGGTTCGACGGGCTGCAGCAGCTCGGCACCGCCGTGGTCCTTCTCCTGGTGCTCCTGTTGCGGCCCCGAGGCCTGACCGAAGGACGGGAGATCCTGCACATGGGTACGAGTTCCCTGTGGCGTCCGGTCCGAGGCCTTGTCCGGCGCCGCGACGATGCAGCGAGCCGGCATGCCGACGAGACCAGGAGCAACAGCGACGCGGAGGCAAAGGCATGA
- a CDS encoding amidohydrolase family protein has product MNSVVVKNARFVNEPGQHDIEIEAGRIRRITPAGEGGSATDALDAQGGLVTPSFVDAHFHPDKALTFPRVGPMGQGSPVDSLAVGARIKAAFTVDDVTDRARRGIEAAVTSGVGAIRAQVDVDSAIGLAGLQGILKVKAELHDVVDLQIVAFPQEGVVRDPGALDLLREALTMGADVLGGGPDNEGDPALHRAHLDQLFELAAEFDVDLDLHADMDEDPSRRALELIAERTLAHGWQGRVNAVHCCALAAYPDDLAHRVIEQVARAGIQICICPIGNLQLVGGDVTPRGRGSSRPKELLAAGVNVAAGTDNLHDMWFRFGNLDPVETSRITCLAAGLRTDQEVLDGFAMVTDRAAAYLGLGGYGIAPGNDADLVMFSADNLSDVMRGAPGTRTTLKRGRVVAHRETTARMVRS; this is encoded by the coding sequence ATGAACTCCGTCGTGGTGAAGAACGCCCGTTTCGTCAACGAGCCGGGTCAGCACGACATCGAAATCGAGGCAGGCCGCATCCGCCGCATCACGCCGGCCGGGGAAGGGGGCAGTGCCACCGATGCACTCGACGCTCAGGGCGGTTTGGTGACGCCGTCCTTCGTCGACGCGCACTTCCATCCGGACAAGGCCCTGACGTTCCCCCGGGTGGGACCCATGGGACAGGGTTCCCCAGTCGACTCCCTGGCCGTCGGCGCACGTATAAAGGCAGCCTTCACGGTCGACGACGTCACCGATCGGGCCAGGCGGGGCATCGAGGCCGCCGTCACGAGCGGGGTCGGAGCGATTCGAGCACAGGTGGACGTCGACTCCGCCATCGGACTGGCGGGCCTCCAGGGCATCCTCAAGGTCAAGGCGGAGCTTCACGACGTGGTCGACCTCCAGATCGTCGCCTTCCCCCAAGAAGGAGTCGTCCGCGATCCTGGTGCCCTTGACCTGCTCCGGGAGGCGCTCACCATGGGGGCGGACGTCCTGGGAGGCGGTCCCGACAACGAGGGCGACCCGGCCCTCCACCGTGCCCATCTGGACCAGTTGTTCGAGCTTGCGGCGGAGTTCGACGTCGACCTCGACCTGCACGCCGACATGGACGAGGACCCCAGCAGGCGCGCGCTGGAACTGATCGCGGAGCGAACCCTCGCCCATGGTTGGCAGGGCCGAGTGAACGCTGTGCACTGCTGTGCGCTCGCGGCGTACCCGGACGACCTCGCCCACCGTGTCATCGAGCAGGTCGCCCGGGCGGGCATTCAGATCTGTATTTGCCCGATCGGCAACCTTCAGCTCGTCGGGGGAGACGTCACACCGCGCGGTCGAGGAAGCTCGCGTCCCAAGGAACTGCTGGCCGCCGGCGTGAATGTGGCCGCCGGAACCGACAACCTGCACGACATGTGGTTCCGCTTCGGGAACCTCGACCCCGTGGAGACGAGCCGGATCACGTGCCTGGCCGCTGGTCTGCGCACCGACCAAGAAGTGCTCGACGGCTTCGCCATGGTGACCGACCGAGCGGCGGCCTACCTCGGCCTCGGCGGCTACGGCATCGCTCCGGGCAATGACGCGGATCTCGTGATGTTCAGTGCGGACAACCTCAGCGACGTCATGCGAGGCGCCCCCGGTACGCGCACCACCCTCAAGAGGGGCCGAGTGGTCGCCCACCGGGAGACCACCGCCAGGATGGTCCGAAGCTGA